The following proteins come from a genomic window of Montipora capricornis isolate CH-2021 chromosome 9, ASM3666992v2, whole genome shotgun sequence:
- the LOC138015634 gene encoding exosome complex component RRP45-like, whose protein sequence is MKSGSVPFSSSEREFLLQGIKSRKRLDGRETYDFRKIQISFGVDRGHCEVQLGRTRVLGQVSCQVAEPRPNRPTEGQLFINVELSPMASPAFEVGRSTEFSIELNRFMERFYVESRAIDVESLCIVAGEKVWSVKVDLHVLDNGGNIADCASIAAITALSHFRRPDVSVVGEEVTIHSQEDRDPVPLSILHMPVCITFGFFNEGDLLVVDPTDKEEIVMDGRMTMAMNIHREICGAVMGGGVSLESDQIIRCSKIASVKVAEIISLIQESLAEDSKQRSIGKTGFTESGKRPPVITIASTDESDVDLTEAVEKATERSNQLSSVPTHDPWIAELKGPGTAQIGEGGNNAWFVIDDDDDELLENNDELEITDVRERKATPISQTSQQENGKKVVHCTVESDNSEEEEVVILTVDKDGGGYQDSSKTTVSQDAMDLSVAIKATSESNDGITRSKEMK, encoded by the exons ATGAAGTCGGGCAGTGTGCCTTTTTCTTCCTCCGAAAGAGAGTTTCTCCTTCAAGGAATAAAATCTAGAAAG AGGTTAGATGGACGAGAAACATACGACTTCAGAAAGATACAAATTTCGTTTGGAGTGGACAGAGGCCATTGTGAAGTGCAGCTCGGTCGAACAAG ggTTTTAGGACAAGTTTCATGCCAAGTGGCTGAGCCCAGGCCTAACCGACCCACTGAAGGGCAGCTGTTCATCAATGTTGAACTATCCCCTATGGCATCTCCTGCATTTGAAGTAGGAAG ATCAACAGAATTTAGTATTGAACTGAACCGGTTCATGGAGAGATTTTATGTGGAATCACGTGCTATCGATGTTGAGTCCTTGTGTATAGTTGCTGGGGAAAAG gtcTGGTCAGTTAAAGTTGATCTGCATGTTTTGGATAATGGAGGAAACATTGCAGACTGTGCAAGCATTGCTGCAATTACAGCCTTATCTCATTTCAG GAGACCTGACGTTTCTGTTGTAGGTGAAGAAGTCACTATT CACTCTCAAGAAGACCGTGACCCAGTGCCTTTAAGTATTCTTCACATGCCAGTGTGTATAACATTTGGCTTTTTTAATGAAGG TGATCTTTTAGTTGTTGATCCAACTGATAAAGAAGAAATTGTAATGGATGGCAGGATGACTATGGCCATGAACATTCATCGTGAAATTTGTGGGGCTGTTATGGGTGGTGGAGTGTCATTAGAGTCTGATCAG ATCATTAGATGTTCAAAAATTGCATCAGTCAAGGTTGCTGAAATTATTTCTCTTATACAAGAATCATTGGCCGAAGACTCCAAACAAAG ATCTATAGGAAAGACAGGATTTACAGAATCTGGTAAGAGACCTCCTGTTATCACAATTGCATCAACTGATGAGTCTGATGTGGACTTGACAGAAGCAGTAGAAAAGGCAACAG AAAGGAGTAATCAATTATCATCAGTGCCAACTCATGA cCCATGGATAGCTGAGTTAAAG GGTCCCGGCACAGCGCAGATAGGGGAAGGTGGCAATAACGCATGGTTTGTCAtagacgatgacgatgatgaactTTTGGAGAACAATGATGAGCTTGAAATAACCGATGTACGAGAAAGAAAGGCTACTCCTATCTCACAGACCTCACAACAGGAGAACGGAAAGAAAG ttgtGCACTGCACGGTGGAAAGTGATAATAGTGAGGAAGAAGAAGTCGTCATATTGACTGTTGATAAAGACGGTGGTGGATATCAAGATAG TTCAAAGACGACAGTTTCCCAAGACGCGATGGACCTCAGTGTTGCGATTAAAGCTACAAGCGAATCAAATGATGGCATTACAAGAAGTAAAGAAATGAAatag
- the LOC138016433 gene encoding high mobility group protein B3-like yields the protein MPRSGKDPNKPKGRRNPYSIFLQQEREAMKKLELDANKATEDESPANFLEFSKACAEKWKALSEEERQPYREAAEKDKLRYENEMANYSPPEAAGRKTRKGKKPKDKNRPKGAKNPFMCFSEEKRPKLKEQNPDEPTKEIAKMLGEMWRNMNDQDKEHYSKLAQRDKERYDEEMKAFMKGDYVVPSTSMDTDMVEAEE from the exons ATGCCGAGGAGTGGTAAGGACCCCAACAAACCCAAGGGAAGACGAAACCCATACAGCATATTCCTTCAGCAGGAAAGAGAAGCGATGAAAAAATTAGAGCTTGATGCAAATAAGGCAACAGAAGACGAAAGCCCAGCAAACTTTTTGGAGTTTTCGAAAGCTTGTGCGGAAAAATGGAAGGCGCTGAGTGAAGAGGAAAGGCAGCCTTACAGAGAAGCTGCCGAAAAGGATAAGCTAAGATACGAAAATGAAATGGCAAATTACTCGCCGCCAGAAGCTGCTGGAAGGAAGACACGAAAGGGAAAGAAGCCGAAAGACAAAAACAGACCAAAGGGAGCAAA AAACCCATTCATGTGTTTTAGTGAGGAAAAACGACCAAAGTTAAAGGAACAGAACCCAGATGAGCCAACCAAGGAAATTGCAAAGATGCTTGGAGAGATGTGGAGAAACATGAACGATCAAGATAAGGAGCATTACAGTAAATTGGCTCAGCGAGACAAGGAAAGGTACGATGAAGAGATGAAGGCGTTTATGAAAGGAGATTACGTTGTACCAAGTACAAGCATGGACACAGATATGGTCGAGGCCGAGGAGTAA